In Jatrophihabitans endophyticus, one DNA window encodes the following:
- the sbnA gene encoding 2,3-diaminopropionate biosynthesis protein SbnA produces the protein MRRLVLPGADVVVKMESANLHGGTKDRSAGWILDRAYARGELTARTTVVESSSGNFALALAMRCRALGIEFVPVVDPYLNHTTEQTLAAVCSRIEYVHTPDPSGAYLPARLARVGELVESLPHAYWPNQYANTDAADAHYHLTGAELVDELDELDLLFVGVGTGATITGVAHRVLERFPLARVVAVDAAGSRIFGDTPAPRHIPGLGSTIVPAILDMSVIDEVVHVPELEAVRACHELVREHGLFGGGSTGSVFAAIRRYLARNPTGRRPTIACISPDGGQAYLDSVYDPQWVHRTLIEGAES, from the coding sequence GTGCGCCGCCTCGTCCTGCCCGGCGCCGACGTCGTCGTCAAGATGGAGTCCGCGAACCTCCACGGCGGTACCAAGGACCGCTCGGCGGGTTGGATCCTCGACCGGGCCTACGCCCGAGGGGAGCTCACCGCCCGGACGACCGTTGTCGAGTCCTCGTCGGGGAACTTCGCCCTCGCGCTGGCGATGCGGTGCCGCGCGTTGGGGATCGAGTTCGTGCCGGTCGTCGATCCGTACCTCAACCACACGACCGAGCAGACCCTCGCCGCCGTGTGCTCGCGGATCGAGTACGTGCACACTCCCGACCCGAGCGGCGCGTACCTCCCGGCCAGGCTGGCCCGGGTCGGCGAGCTCGTGGAGTCACTGCCGCACGCGTACTGGCCGAACCAGTACGCCAACACCGACGCCGCGGACGCGCACTACCACCTCACCGGCGCCGAGCTCGTCGACGAGCTCGACGAGCTCGACCTGCTGTTCGTGGGCGTCGGCACGGGCGCCACCATCACCGGGGTCGCGCACCGGGTCCTCGAGCGGTTCCCGCTCGCGCGGGTCGTCGCCGTCGACGCGGCGGGGTCGCGCATCTTCGGCGACACCCCGGCGCCGAGGCACATTCCCGGTCTCGGCTCGACGATCGTGCCCGCGATCCTGGACATGTCGGTGATCGACGAGGTCGTGCACGTGCCCGAGCTCGAGGCGGTCCGGGCCTGCCACGAGCTGGTCCGTGAGCACGGCCTGTTCGGTGGTGGCTCGACCGGCAGCGTGTTCGCGGCCATCCGTCGCTACCTTGCCCGCAACCCCACCGGCAGGCGCCCGACGATCGCCTGCATCAGTCCAGACGGTGGGCAGGCCTACCTCGACTCCGTCTACGACCCGCAGTGGGTGCACCGCACGCTGATCGAAGGAGCCGAGAGTTGA
- the sbnB gene encoding 2,3-diaminopropionate biosynthesis protein SbnB codes for MSNVPSFVVVDERAVRTVIEPNRAEVLDVVRYAYELHHDGASALPHSTFLRFPDRPADRIIALPAFLGGDIATSGVKWIASYPGNLDQGIPRASAVLVLNDTATGRPLACLASSLISASRTAASAVLGAELLQGSRRASRVGILGAGVIAGAVVDFFAAAGWEIGAWRVVDTVAERAEAFATRLRSGDVRTGTDAALAFAECDVVVVATVAGQPHLHDPALLAHAPTVLHLSLRDLSPELVLASQNFTDDVDHAVRAATSLELAEQRSGDREFIAGTVGDLLTGAAHRDPGRAAVFSPFGLGILDIAVGRWVYDRVVAAGGGTRVDDFLD; via the coding sequence TTGAGCAACGTCCCCAGCTTCGTCGTCGTGGACGAGCGGGCCGTCCGGACCGTGATCGAGCCGAACCGCGCCGAGGTCCTCGACGTCGTCCGGTACGCCTACGAGCTGCACCATGACGGTGCGTCCGCCCTGCCGCACAGCACCTTCCTCCGCTTCCCGGATCGGCCGGCCGACCGGATCATCGCCTTGCCGGCGTTCCTCGGCGGCGACATCGCCACCTCCGGCGTCAAGTGGATCGCCAGCTATCCGGGCAACCTGGACCAGGGCATCCCGCGGGCCTCGGCGGTGCTCGTGCTCAACGACACGGCGACCGGCCGGCCGCTCGCCTGTCTCGCCAGCTCGTTGATCTCGGCGAGCCGCACCGCTGCCTCGGCCGTCCTCGGGGCCGAGCTGCTGCAGGGCAGCCGCCGCGCGAGCCGCGTCGGCATCCTGGGTGCGGGCGTGATCGCCGGCGCGGTCGTCGACTTCTTCGCCGCTGCGGGCTGGGAGATCGGCGCCTGGCGCGTGGTCGACACCGTCGCCGAGCGCGCCGAGGCCTTCGCCACCAGGCTGAGGTCCGGCGACGTCCGCACCGGCACCGATGCCGCGCTCGCCTTCGCCGAGTGCGACGTCGTGGTGGTCGCCACTGTCGCGGGCCAGCCGCATCTGCACGACCCTGCGCTCCTCGCCCACGCCCCGACGGTGCTGCACCTCTCGTTGCGCGACCTCTCGCCCGAGCTCGTCCTCGCGTCGCAGAACTTCACCGACGACGTCGATCACGCCGTCCGGGCGGCGACGTCGCTGGAGCTCGCCGAGCAGCGAAGCGGTGATCGTGAGTTCATCGCCGGCACGGTCGGCGACCTGCTGACCGGCGCCGCGCACCGCGACCCCGGCCGCGCGGCGGTCTTCTCGCCCTTCGGTCTCGGGATCCTCGACATCGCCGTCGGCCGCTGGGTCTACGACCGCGTCGTCGCGGCCGGCGGAGGGACCCGCGTCGATGACTTCCTCGACTAG
- a CDS encoding TauD/TfdA family dioxygenase, which yields MSMGIAPDAVAPVREAVRATARRVLARGGREPEPTDLPPGLVDEVRTAVGVPDRARGYTVVRGLLDLESLGPTPPRWQDADLDADAEVNMVLLVIGACLGDVFGWTGQQDGRLVHDIVPSPESRELQVGASSAVPLVWHTEDAFHPRRAELLLLACLRNDDGIGTDIASVRRAQLTAQQLSALGRPGCAILPDDTYLPTAAQPAAASPAEPAAKSTSAWSAQRGGVSTIWPDVDGPCLRFDPSYTEFLDEDPDFRAHYAALDQALDACAETVPLVAGDLLLIDNDIAVHGRRSYAPRFDGSDRWLKRILIHLPRTRPEAELDEAGYRQAQVRMGA from the coding sequence ATGTCGATGGGCATCGCACCCGACGCCGTCGCACCGGTGCGGGAGGCCGTGCGCGCGACCGCGCGCCGTGTTCTCGCGCGCGGCGGCCGCGAACCCGAGCCGACCGACCTGCCCCCCGGTCTCGTGGACGAGGTCAGGACCGCAGTGGGCGTGCCCGACCGCGCCCGGGGGTACACCGTCGTCCGGGGCCTGCTCGACCTCGAGTCGCTCGGTCCGACCCCGCCTCGCTGGCAAGACGCCGACCTCGACGCCGACGCCGAGGTCAACATGGTCCTGCTCGTCATCGGGGCCTGCCTGGGCGACGTCTTCGGCTGGACCGGACAGCAGGACGGGCGGCTGGTGCACGACATCGTCCCGAGCCCGGAGAGCCGGGAGCTGCAGGTGGGCGCGAGCAGCGCGGTCCCGCTCGTCTGGCACACCGAGGACGCGTTCCACCCTCGTCGGGCCGAGCTGTTGCTGCTCGCCTGCCTGCGCAACGACGACGGGATCGGCACGGACATCGCCTCGGTGCGCCGAGCGCAGCTCACCGCGCAGCAGCTGTCGGCGCTCGGCCGACCCGGGTGCGCGATCCTGCCCGACGACACCTACCTGCCGACGGCCGCGCAACCCGCGGCGGCGAGCCCGGCAGAGCCTGCCGCAAAGTCGACCAGCGCCTGGTCCGCGCAGCGCGGCGGCGTGTCCACGATATGGCCGGACGTCGACGGCCCCTGCCTGCGTTTCGACCCGAGCTACACCGAGTTCCTCGACGAGGATCCCGACTTCCGTGCGCACTACGCGGCGCTCGACCAGGCCCTCGACGCGTGCGCCGAGACGGTCCCGCTCGTGGCCGGTGACCTGTTGCTGATCGACAACGACATAGCGGTCCACGGGCGCCGCTCCTACGCCCCGCGGTTCGACGGCTCCGATCGCTGGCTCAAGCGGATCCTCATCCACCTGCCCCGCACCCGGCCGGAGGCGGAGCTGGACGAAGCGGGCTACCGGCAGGCCCAGGTCCGGATGGGCGCATGA
- a CDS encoding cytochrome P450: MRSLARWVVLHGLGRAVTRRWAKGGDPQARLIADPDVRADPFPIYDEIREQGPLVPTRIGYVTASHAVASAVLRSDDFRTTSVSTSVLPPLQWIERRTRTGALHPLEPPSLLSVEPPTHTRYRTLVSSVFTARAVAAMRVDVQAVADRLLDEIVAAGHDAPVDIVTRYCARLPVAVIGDILGVAEADRDRVLRFGEHAAPSLDFALPYRQFRTVERGLVGFDRWLGDHLAALRRNPGQDLMSELIRAQVDGEHLADDELRATAGLVLVAGFETTVNLLGSGVRLLLDHPDQLAILRDEPEHWTTAVDEVLRLESPVQLTARIANTDVELGGRTVARDGFVSVLLAGANRDPGVFADPNRFDVRRPNANRHLAFSGGRHFCLGAALARLEGEVGLRTLFERLPGLVAAGAGTRRSTRVLRGWASLPVRTGTTAPDGRTAAV, encoded by the coding sequence ATGAGATCGCTGGCACGCTGGGTGGTTCTGCACGGGCTGGGCCGAGCGGTCACGCGGCGCTGGGCCAAGGGCGGCGATCCGCAGGCCCGCCTCATCGCCGACCCCGACGTGCGGGCCGACCCGTTCCCGATCTACGACGAGATCCGCGAGCAGGGCCCGCTCGTGCCGACGCGGATCGGCTACGTCACCGCCTCGCACGCGGTCGCGAGCGCGGTGCTGCGCTCCGACGACTTCCGCACGACCTCGGTGTCGACGAGCGTCCTGCCGCCGCTGCAGTGGATCGAACGGCGCACCCGCACCGGGGCGCTGCACCCGCTCGAACCGCCGTCGCTGCTCTCGGTGGAGCCGCCGACCCACACCCGGTACCGGACGCTGGTGTCCTCGGTGTTCACCGCCCGGGCCGTCGCCGCCATGCGCGTCGACGTCCAGGCCGTCGCCGACCGGCTGCTCGACGAGATCGTCGCGGCCGGTCACGACGCACCGGTCGACATCGTGACGCGGTACTGCGCGCGGCTGCCGGTCGCCGTCATCGGCGACATCCTCGGCGTCGCCGAGGCCGACCGCGACCGCGTGCTGCGCTTCGGCGAGCACGCCGCGCCCAGCCTCGACTTCGCGCTGCCCTACCGGCAGTTCCGGACCGTCGAACGCGGGCTCGTCGGTTTCGACCGCTGGCTGGGCGACCACCTCGCCGCGCTGCGCCGGAACCCGGGTCAGGACCTGATGAGCGAGCTGATCCGCGCGCAGGTCGACGGCGAGCACCTGGCCGACGACGAGCTGCGCGCCACCGCCGGGCTCGTCCTCGTCGCCGGCTTCGAGACGACGGTGAACCTGCTCGGCAGCGGCGTCCGGCTGCTGCTCGACCACCCCGACCAGCTCGCGATCCTGCGCGACGAGCCCGAGCACTGGACGACCGCCGTCGACGAGGTGCTGCGTCTCGAGTCGCCGGTCCAGCTCACGGCGCGCATCGCGAACACCGACGTCGAGCTCGGCGGCCGTACGGTGGCGCGCGACGGCTTCGTCAGCGTCCTGCTGGCGGGGGCGAACCGCGACCCGGGAGTCTTCGCCGACCCGAACCGCTTCGACGTCCGCCGTCCGAACGCCAACCGGCATCTCGCGTTCTCCGGCGGCCGGCACTTCTGCCTGGGCGCCGCCCTGGCGCGGCTGGAGGGCGAGGTCGGCCTGCGCACGCTGTTCGAGCGCCTGCCCGGCCTGGTCGCCGCCGGCGCGGGGACCCGGCGCTCGACGCGGGTGCTGCGCGGCTGGGCGTCGCTGCCGGTCCGGACCGGCACGACCGCGCCGGACGGCCGCACCGCGGCCGTGTGA
- a CDS encoding sulfatase family protein, whose amino-acid sequence MTLRGPRRRRAVAFGLALSSLALAACTGTGAPSPRPTPSHAPYSARPNIVYVLTDDLSANLVPYMPHVRALSATGTTFDNYSVTDSLCCPSRASIFTGKYPHNSHVFTNIPPDGGMIIYNRYGGPAASYGTALQRSGYRTALLGKYLNNYMPGKKVAGLAENYRPQGWSTWGVAGNGYPEYGYKLNHDGVVRKYGHEPEDYLTRVVTKLGVGFIEQSVRDRKPFALELSTFAPHAPYTPDPQDADSFLDLKAPRVPSFDRKPAHMPRWLSLAPRSLSRKNIAEIDRSFVKRVQAVQSVDRAIGTLQAALRRTGQLRNTVFVFNSDNGYHLGEHGLREGKRTAFDTDVHVPLVVSGPGIPAGATSHAMVENIDLAPTFLDLAGVHVPATMDGHSVVPLLRGKSVPWRTRALVEHHGVGNHPGDPDTQPIGAGYPPTYDSLRGPDWTYVRYSDGEREYYDRATDPWENDNLAGSLTPARRAELNRQLTALTSCHGGAQCWAAGRPARS is encoded by the coding sequence GTGACGCTGCGCGGACCGCGTCGCCGGCGCGCAGTGGCGTTCGGTCTGGCCCTGTCGAGCCTGGCGCTCGCCGCGTGCACCGGCACCGGCGCGCCGTCCCCGCGGCCCACGCCGTCGCACGCGCCGTACTCGGCCCGTCCCAACATCGTCTACGTGCTCACCGACGATCTGTCGGCGAACCTGGTGCCCTACATGCCGCACGTGCGCGCGCTGAGCGCGACCGGGACGACGTTCGACAACTACAGCGTCACCGACTCGCTGTGCTGCCCCTCCCGCGCGTCGATCTTCACGGGCAAGTACCCGCACAACTCGCACGTGTTCACGAACATCCCGCCCGACGGCGGGATGATCATCTACAACCGGTACGGCGGCCCGGCGGCGTCCTACGGCACGGCGTTGCAGCGCAGCGGCTACCGCACCGCGCTGCTCGGCAAGTACCTGAACAACTACATGCCGGGCAAGAAGGTCGCCGGTCTGGCCGAGAACTACCGGCCGCAGGGCTGGTCGACCTGGGGCGTGGCCGGCAACGGGTATCCCGAGTACGGCTACAAGCTCAACCACGACGGTGTGGTGCGCAAGTACGGGCACGAGCCCGAGGACTACCTGACCCGCGTCGTCACGAAGCTGGGGGTCGGCTTCATCGAGCAGTCGGTGCGCGACCGCAAGCCGTTCGCGCTGGAGCTCTCGACGTTCGCGCCGCACGCGCCGTACACCCCCGACCCGCAGGACGCCGACTCGTTCCTCGATCTCAAGGCGCCGCGGGTCCCGTCCTTCGACCGCAAACCGGCGCACATGCCGCGGTGGCTGTCGCTGGCCCCGAGGTCGCTGTCGCGCAAGAACATCGCCGAGATCGACCGGTCCTTCGTCAAGCGGGTGCAGGCGGTGCAGTCGGTGGACCGCGCGATCGGCACGTTGCAGGCGGCGCTGCGGCGCACCGGGCAGCTGCGCAACACCGTCTTCGTCTTCAACTCCGACAACGGCTACCACCTCGGCGAGCACGGCCTGCGCGAGGGCAAGCGCACCGCGTTCGACACCGACGTCCACGTGCCGCTGGTGGTGTCGGGGCCGGGCATCCCGGCCGGCGCGACCAGTCACGCCATGGTCGAGAACATCGACCTGGCGCCGACGTTCCTGGACCTCGCCGGCGTCCACGTCCCCGCGACGATGGACGGTCACAGCGTCGTGCCGCTGCTGCGCGGGAAGTCCGTCCCGTGGCGGACGCGCGCGCTGGTCGAGCACCACGGCGTCGGCAATCACCCCGGCGACCCCGACACCCAGCCGATCGGGGCGGGGTATCCGCCGACCTACGACTCGCTGCGCGGTCCGGACTGGACCTACGTCCGCTACTCCGACGGCGAGCGCGAGTACTACGACCGCGCGACCGATCCCTGGGAGAACGACAACCTCGCCGGCTCGCTGACGCCGGCCCGGCGCGCCGAGCTGAACCGCCAGCTCACCGCCCTCACCTCCTGTCACGGCGGCGCACAGTGCTGGGCGGCGGGCCGCCCCGCTCGGTCGTGA
- a CDS encoding ECF-type sigma factor — protein MSNEKSDTDAWPESIEQDPDVEAKDASDLRRIGEALGGVQRADTELVEAVAAAKAAGRSWTEIANVLGVSRQAARQRFDALTKPTPTINRR, from the coding sequence ATGAGCAACGAGAAGAGTGACACCGACGCGTGGCCCGAGTCGATCGAGCAGGACCCCGACGTCGAGGCCAAGGACGCGAGCGACCTGCGCCGCATCGGCGAGGCGCTCGGTGGGGTGCAGCGCGCCGACACCGAGCTCGTCGAGGCGGTGGCCGCGGCGAAGGCGGCCGGCCGGTCGTGGACCGAGATCGCGAACGTGCTGGGCGTCTCGCGGCAGGCGGCCCGGCAGCGTTTCGACGCATTGACGAAGCCCACACCGACAATCAATAGGCGCTAG
- a CDS encoding aminobutyraldehyde dehydrogenase, translating to MDTMPDPTRNVVDGVLVDPGHDDVTELLDPATEDVVGAATRSRADDVDRAVAAAARAFPGWAATTPGERSRALLRLADLVEEHAEELAALEVAVTGKPLALTVAEEILPSADQLRYFAAAGRCLEAPASGEYLAGHTSVVRREPLGVCAQVTPWNYPLMMAVWKIGPALATGNTVVLKPAETTPTTTVRLAQLAADVVPAGVFNVVCGDRDTGRALVRHPDVALVSLTGSTRAGAEVGGAAGGLLKRLHLELGGNAAVVVCADADLESAAADIAASAFFNAGQDCVAASRVLVDARVHDEFAAAVVAAAEGTRAGGPAEPDADYGPLNNADQLARVEALVAGLGTHAEVRTGGGRLGERGYLFAPTVVTGVRQDDAIVQDELFAPMLTVQPFRDLDEALLLANGVPQGLSASVWTRDLATSARLSRELRFGCVWINTHLRFAAEMPHGGVKASGYGKDLSRFSLDDYTSAKHVMTAW from the coding sequence ATGGACACGATGCCCGACCCCACCCGCAATGTCGTCGACGGGGTGCTCGTCGACCCGGGCCACGACGACGTCACCGAGCTCCTCGACCCGGCAACGGAGGACGTCGTCGGCGCTGCGACCCGATCCCGGGCCGACGACGTCGATCGTGCCGTCGCCGCCGCCGCACGGGCCTTCCCGGGCTGGGCCGCGACTACGCCCGGTGAGCGCAGCCGGGCGCTGCTGCGCCTGGCCGACCTCGTCGAGGAGCACGCGGAGGAGTTGGCTGCGCTCGAGGTGGCGGTCACGGGCAAGCCGCTGGCGCTGACCGTGGCCGAGGAGATCCTGCCCTCGGCGGATCAGCTGCGCTACTTCGCCGCGGCCGGACGCTGTCTGGAGGCCCCGGCCTCGGGTGAGTACCTCGCCGGCCACACGTCGGTCGTGCGGCGCGAGCCGCTCGGGGTCTGCGCCCAGGTCACGCCGTGGAACTACCCGTTGATGATGGCCGTCTGGAAGATCGGTCCGGCACTGGCCACCGGGAACACCGTCGTGCTGAAGCCGGCCGAGACGACGCCGACCACGACCGTCCGGCTGGCGCAACTCGCGGCCGACGTGGTGCCGGCCGGCGTCTTCAACGTCGTCTGCGGCGACCGGGACACCGGGCGCGCGTTGGTCCGACACCCGGATGTCGCGCTGGTGTCGCTCACCGGCAGCACGCGCGCGGGCGCCGAGGTCGGCGGCGCCGCAGGCGGCCTGCTCAAACGACTGCACCTCGAGTTGGGGGGCAACGCCGCCGTCGTCGTGTGCGCGGACGCCGACCTCGAGTCCGCGGCGGCCGACATCGCCGCGTCGGCGTTCTTCAACGCCGGGCAGGACTGCGTCGCGGCGAGCCGCGTCCTGGTGGACGCCCGGGTGCACGACGAGTTCGCCGCGGCCGTGGTGGCCGCGGCGGAGGGCACGCGTGCCGGCGGCCCGGCCGAGCCGGACGCCGACTACGGCCCGCTGAACAACGCCGATCAACTCGCCCGGGTCGAGGCGCTGGTCGCCGGCCTGGGCACGCACGCGGAGGTCCGCACCGGCGGGGGCCGCCTCGGCGAGCGGGGTTACCTCTTCGCCCCGACGGTGGTGACCGGGGTGCGCCAGGACGACGCGATCGTGCAGGACGAGCTCTTCGCGCCGATGCTGACCGTGCAGCCGTTCCGCGATCTCGACGAGGCGCTGCTGCTCGCGAACGGTGTGCCCCAGGGCTTGTCGGCCAGCGTGTGGACCCGCGACCTCGCGACGTCGGCGCGGCTGTCGCGGGAGCTTCGCTTCGGCTGCGTCTGGATCAACACCCACCTTCGCTTCGCCGCGGAGATGCCGCACGGCGGAGTCAAGGCGTCGGGCTACGGCAAGGATCTGTCGCGCTTCTCGCTCGATGACTACACGTCGGCGAAGCATGTGATGACCGCGTGGTGA
- a CDS encoding COG4315 family predicted lipoprotein codes for MSAVARSRSRALATLGAVALAAGCGSAATPVGDPVLGQRAAGAVTIRTAVVPGVGRVLADGAGHVLYMFPPDAKQRVSCVGACAGTWPPVAIAAGRTPRAAAGARQDYLGTLADPNTGARIVTYHRYPLYRYAGDTEPGTARGQALTLNGGPWYVVDVAGTPVTAPARTPAGRR; via the coding sequence ATGTCCGCCGTCGCCCGCTCCCGCTCGCGTGCCCTCGCGACCCTCGGCGCGGTGGCGCTCGCGGCCGGGTGCGGGTCGGCCGCCACGCCGGTCGGCGACCCCGTCCTCGGTCAGCGGGCGGCCGGCGCCGTCACGATCCGGACGGCGGTGGTGCCCGGTGTGGGCCGCGTGCTCGCCGACGGTGCCGGGCACGTCCTCTACATGTTCCCGCCCGACGCGAAGCAGCGGGTCAGCTGCGTCGGCGCGTGCGCGGGCACCTGGCCGCCGGTGGCGATCGCGGCCGGCCGCACGCCACGCGCCGCCGCGGGCGCCCGGCAGGACTACCTCGGCACGCTCGCGGACCCCAACACCGGAGCCCGCATCGTCACCTACCACCGCTATCCGCTCTACCGCTACGCCGGTGACACCGAGCCCGGCACCGCCCGCGGTCAGGCGCTCACCCTCAACGGCGGGCCGTGGTACGTCGTGGACGTCGCCGGCACGCCGGTCACGGCGCCGGCGCGCACCCCGGCGGGCCGGCGATGA
- a CDS encoding DUF6875 domain-containing protein, with protein MDLVGRSAAASSPDAELREVATWIDVVIARPHRDLGRSGPLCPYVPAALREDALHFGVLRGESVEAVEAEVVDLLEAHRSLSRPPSKYACIVLVARGISVPELLEVHRRVKPVAVDSGRMLGEFFPGYTSPGLHNPDFHPLTSPVPLLVIRHMVQGDDVFLAAEPAWVDAYRRTVVRV; from the coding sequence GTGGATCTGGTCGGTCGTTCCGCTGCCGCCTCGTCGCCGGATGCCGAGCTGCGCGAGGTCGCGACGTGGATCGACGTGGTGATCGCTCGCCCCCACCGCGACCTCGGCCGGTCCGGCCCGCTGTGCCCCTATGTCCCCGCCGCGCTGCGCGAGGACGCGCTCCACTTCGGCGTGCTGCGCGGCGAGAGCGTCGAGGCCGTCGAGGCCGAGGTCGTCGACCTGCTCGAGGCCCACCGCAGCCTGAGCCGTCCTCCCAGCAAGTACGCCTGCATCGTGCTCGTCGCGCGCGGCATCTCCGTGCCGGAGCTGCTGGAGGTGCACCGCCGGGTCAAGCCGGTGGCCGTCGACAGCGGTCGCATGCTCGGCGAGTTCTTCCCCGGCTACACCTCGCCCGGCCTGCACAACCCCGACTTCCACCCACTGACGTCGCCGGTGCCGCTGCTGGTCATCCGGCACATGGTCCAGGGCGACGACGTGTTCCTCGCCGCCGAGCCGGCGTGGGTGGATGCCTACCGCCGCACCGTCGTTCGCGTATGA
- a CDS encoding sensor histidine kinase codes for MSSEGTVAAPIVVPAGTVVARRHGSMPHVTVACAGTAAALAVLALLGYVLDNDELRQLLPGQAWVKVDSAIGLLLLALSWLVPRRVGDGFAALAMLLGVVVVGEYVVGAGAGFDELLFDDPASAVHPGRPSALTLVCMIALALSRLLSFRGRGRWGQLAAFVALVVAAVALLGYLYDVRSLYSARPVTTLSVHTALGSALLAGASLAAVDGGLLTWAARGSDAGALLVRRLLPLALIGLPLIGYVCLLAWRQGWLDDVATTLALLVVACALALGYISWFAARRVSRIDRRRENTLRELGELKEDLERQVVERAGQLERHGGHIAVLEDRQRIAADLHDIVIQRLFAAGMYLQGANHPGNSPDVRDRINTAVEAMDIAIKDLRHSIFELGGGRTVGPVDLTTAVDEICTESRRILGFLPDAIVDDPDYEAEAVRDDLMAVLRESLANVARHAGATAVDVVLRAGDGLISLTITDNGKGMGTPTHNSGTRNIAERARQRGGDCTWEAAEPSGTRVRWVVPAG; via the coding sequence ATGTCATCCGAGGGCACGGTTGCCGCGCCGATCGTCGTGCCGGCCGGCACCGTCGTAGCGCGACGCCACGGCAGCATGCCGCACGTCACGGTGGCCTGCGCCGGTACCGCGGCGGCGCTCGCCGTGCTGGCGCTGCTCGGCTACGTCCTCGACAACGACGAGCTGCGTCAGCTGCTGCCTGGGCAGGCATGGGTCAAGGTCGACTCGGCGATCGGCCTGCTGCTCCTGGCCCTCTCGTGGCTGGTGCCGCGTCGGGTCGGCGACGGGTTCGCGGCGCTGGCGATGCTGCTGGGCGTGGTGGTCGTGGGGGAGTACGTCGTCGGCGCGGGCGCCGGCTTCGACGAGCTGCTCTTCGACGACCCCGCGTCGGCGGTGCACCCGGGTCGGCCGTCCGCGCTCACGCTGGTCTGCATGATCGCACTGGCGCTGAGCCGGTTGCTCAGCTTCCGCGGCCGCGGCCGGTGGGGGCAGCTCGCGGCGTTCGTCGCCCTCGTCGTCGCCGCGGTCGCGCTGCTCGGCTACCTCTACGACGTCCGCTCGCTGTACTCGGCCCGTCCGGTCACGACCCTGTCGGTGCACACGGCCCTCGGGTCGGCGCTGCTGGCGGGCGCATCGCTCGCGGCCGTCGACGGCGGCCTGTTGACCTGGGCCGCGCGGGGCAGTGACGCCGGTGCCCTGCTGGTGCGCCGACTGCTGCCGCTGGCGCTGATCGGGCTGCCGCTCATCGGGTACGTGTGCCTGCTGGCGTGGCGGCAGGGGTGGCTCGATGACGTCGCCACCACGCTCGCCCTGCTGGTCGTCGCCTGCGCGCTCGCGCTCGGCTACATCAGCTGGTTCGCCGCCCGGCGGGTGTCGCGCATCGACCGGCGGCGGGAGAACACGCTGCGCGAGCTCGGCGAGCTCAAGGAGGATCTCGAGCGCCAGGTCGTCGAACGGGCCGGGCAGTTGGAGCGCCACGGCGGCCACATCGCGGTGCTCGAGGACCGGCAGCGCATCGCCGCGGACCTGCACGACATCGTCATCCAGCGTCTCTTCGCCGCCGGCATGTACCTGCAGGGCGCGAACCACCCCGGCAACAGCCCCGACGTCCGCGACCGCATCAACACCGCGGTGGAGGCGATGGACATCGCCATCAAGGACCTGCGGCACTCGATCTTCGAGCTCGGGGGAGGACGGACGGTCGGCCCGGTCGACCTCACGACCGCGGTCGACGAGATCTGCACCGAGTCGCGACGCATCCTGGGTTTCCTGCCCGACGCCATCGTCGACGACCCGGACTACGAGGCCGAGGCCGTCCGCGACGACCTCATGGCGGTGCTGCGCGAGTCGCTGGCCAACGTCGCCCGGCACGCCGGCGCGACCGCCGTGGACGTCGTCCTGCGCGCCGGCGACGGCCTGATCTCGCTGACCATCACCGACAACGGCAAGGGCATGGGCACACCCACGCACAACAGCGGCACGCGCAACATCGCCGAGCGTGCCCGCCAGCGCGGCGGCGACTGCACGTGGGAGGCCGCCGAGCCGTCCGGTACCCGCGTGCGCTGGGTCGTCCCCGCCGGGTAA
- a CDS encoding peptidase inhibitor family I36 protein: MSTVAFAFIIGLPTATAVAAPPGMPTYLTGRSQAARAVGCDLIFDDTQLCVTSSANFTSCVFGWYAPDSNFANNYYRTQSQDGAGCGDPNHTVDNTIDSAFNSSDSAICLYTNANYGGSVQKLAAHASVQKVKYHNAFSSWKHC, encoded by the coding sequence GTGTCGACCGTCGCGTTCGCCTTCATCATCGGACTGCCGACAGCAACCGCGGTCGCGGCGCCGCCTGGGATGCCGACGTATCTGACCGGTCGCAGCCAAGCGGCCCGCGCCGTTGGCTGCGACCTGATCTTCGATGACACCCAGTTGTGCGTCACCTCTTCGGCGAATTTCACGAGTTGCGTTTTCGGCTGGTACGCCCCTGACTCAAATTTCGCGAACAACTACTACCGTACGCAGAGCCAGGATGGCGCAGGCTGCGGCGACCCCAATCACACCGTCGACAACACCATCGACTCCGCCTTCAATTCGTCAGACAGCGCTATCTGCCTCTACACCAATGCCAACTACGGCGGGTCGGTGCAAAAGCTGGCCGCACACGCGTCAGTGCAAAAGGTGAAATACCACAACGCGTTCTCATCTTGGAAACACTGCTAG